A window of Kribbella sp. NBC_00382 genomic DNA:
ACGACGGATTCGGGGAGTACTTCGCCGACCAGATCGCGCCGGTGCTGACCAGGACCGGCGCAACGCTCGCGGCGACCTTCGAGACACTCGTTGCCGAGAACAACTTCCCTGCGTTGCCGCTCAGGGATGAGGTGGTGCTCGCCTGGTTCGCGGTCTTCCCGAGCGATGCGGCGTACGCCGAACATCGGCGTCAGCTCGACACTTCGCGGACGTGGCAGAACAAGGTGCTCCCGGAGATCATCTGCCGCTCGGTTGCGCCACCACAGCAGCTCAGGCTCCGGCCGACAGCCCGCTCACAGTTTCGCTAGATCACCCGTGGAGTTGCCGTTTGCTGACGCGCGGTGCGGAGCAGGACTCGGGTGCGGAGTTCGTCGCGGCCGACCATCTCGCGCAGCTCGGTCAGCACCCGATCGGCGGAGTGGCGGAGCTGGTCGAGGTCGGCGTCCGGGTTGATCGTCGTCTTGAGTTCGGCGACGACCTCACCGCGATCGGTGATCAGGTGACCGCTGCAGGACCGTACGCCGGGATCTGCGGCCAGTACTTGAGCAGCAGCGCCGACAGCCGAGTCGACGTCGGCGCTCAGCCGGCCTTCCGCCGAGCTACCGTCGAGTGCGAGTCGATTGAGTCGGCGACGCGGGATGTGACGCAGCAGCCAGGCCAACGCCAGCAGTACGAGGATGATCCCGGCCGCACCCGTTGCCCATGGCCACCAATCCTCGGTGACCACGGTCGGAGCGTCGGTGATCCTGACCTTCGACGGAGCATCGGCGAAGACGTCGTACTTCCATGCGAGTGCCGCCGCGCCACCGACGAGGAGTAGCAGACCCAGTACGAAAGCAACCAGGCGATCCAGGGCAATCAATCCTCGGCCCATCTCAGCTCTCCTCCAATCGCACGTGGGTGCGGATGCGGGGCGGGCGGTTCAGCGGCGCGAGCCGGCTGGTGACAGCGGCCTCGAGTTCCTCGCTGACATGCGCGGCGTCTGTGGTGGTGACGGCGTTGACAGTGATCCGCCGCCGCTTCGCCGAGGTCGTTGCCGAGAGCACCGAACCGACGTCCGTGGCAGCGCCGGCGGCAAGCCGGGCGGCGTCCTTGGGCCGGATCCAGACCGATGAGTCGCCGACCTGCCATTGCGTCGTCCGGCGGGGTTTGAGGGCGGCGATCAGGAACCACAGCCCGATCAGTACTGCGGCGATGCCCGCGGGCACCATCCAGCCGGCGGGCTCGATCAGCTTGACCTTCTCGGCCAGCGAGCCTGACCAAGACTCGCCCTTCACGACGTCGAGTGCTTGCAGGGCATCACGGATCGCCGCGGCGCCGAGTAGGCCGAGGGCGATCGCGCCGATGATGCCGACGGGTACCGCGGCCGGAGTACGGACTGGTCGTTTGGCTGCGGTCACAACACCCTCCTCGGTGGGGCGATCGTCAGTTCGCGATCGGGCAGCACGGTGTCGATGTGTACGTCGACGGTGTCGACGATGAGACCGGTCAGGGCGTTCACCTGTTCGGCAACCGCTGTGCGGGTGTCGGCGGCGACCTGGGCGAGCGGGCGGCCCCAGAGGGCGGCGATTCGGATCTGGAGCCGGACTCGCTCGCCGGCCTGCCGCGCCTCCGCACGCGGTAGGCCTCGCCCGAAGGTCGCCTCCTGCTTGGCGACGCCGGGGACGCGGGTGGCAGCCACCTCGGCGATGCGTTCGGTGACGCGCGGCTTGATCTCCGTGCGGCCACGATGGTCCAACTCGCCCGCGGCGGCCCCGAAGTCGGTCGCGGGCGCGGAGTCGGTCACCGGCAGGGTGTCGGTTGCCGGCCCGGCGTCGAGGAGGGCTTCGTCAGCCACGGCGCTTGGGGCGGAAGACGTCGTCGATGGACTTGGCGCCTTCCAGGTACCGGCCGACCGCGTAGCCGACGCCGCCGAGCACGAGCGCGAGCAGGAACCCCAGAAACCCGCCGGCCGCGGCCGCGACCGCCAGCAGCAGCCCGGCGAACAGACCGATGATCGGATAACTCACAAGATCTCCTTGGCAGCAGCAGTAGTCGGACGTTTCACAACATCCTCGACAGTCACAAACACCGGTACGCCGGTCAGCTCAGCCACCAGATCCCGAACTGTCTCGGCAGTCCCCCGGACCGGTTCCCCCCACTCCAACGTCAGATGCACCTCAGCCCGCTCCGGCGTAATCCGGACGCCGGACACCCGCCGCCCCGGCAGGTAGGTCGCAACCTCCCCGAACACCCCACCATGCAGGCCAACCACTCCTGGCACGGACCGCACCAGAGTCGCTACCTGGTCAGCAAGATCTTCCGGAGCCGGGGTGCTCGAGACGGTCACTGAACGCGGCGTTCGGGGAGGTCGTCGGTGTCTTCGGTGTCGTCTTCGCCGTCCAGGTGGACGTCGCTGACGGCGATGTTGACCTCGGTGACCTCCAGGCCGGTCATCCGTTCTACGGCGCTGATGACGTTGCGGCGGATGCCCTGGGCCAGGTCGGCGATGCTGACGCCGTAGTCGGCGACCACCTCGATGTCGACGGCGGCCTGCTTCTCGCCGACCTCCACCGAGACGCCCTGCGACAGGTTGGTGCGCGATCCGGGGATCCGCTCGCGCAGCATGCCGACGGCGCGGGCGGTACCGCCACCGAGGTTGTGCACGCCGGTCACCTCGCGGGCGGCGATACCGGCGATCTTCGAGACCACCGTGTCGGCGATCGCGGTCCGGCCGTAGTCGCTCACCAGCGCGCTCGTCGCCGGCTCGGTCACGACCTCCGTGCCGGCCTTCGTGGACAGACTCTTCGCGGTCAGGCTCGTCTCAGCCATGTCATCCCCTCGTTGATTGCCATCTGCAACTGTGTTCGACACCCGGTACGACGAGGCGGAACACCCCGATGTCACGCGGATCGCCTAGGTTGTTCGTGTGAACGGGGTCACTGGATCGGTGCGAGTTACCGTACGGCCGCAGGCCGACGGTTGGTCGCAGGCCGGTGACGACGCGCTGCGCCGGGCTGCCGCGCTCGGTGACGCGGACGCGTTCGCGGCAGTCATCGAGCGGCACGGTCCGGCGATGTTCCGGTACGCGCGCCGTATGCTCAACGATCACGGCGATGCCGAGGAGGTGGTCCAGGATGCGTTCGTCGCTGCCTGGAAGGCGCTTCCCGACTTCCGTGGCGAGGCCAAACTGCGGACCTGGCTCTTCACTCTCACGGCCCGCAAGGCGATCGACCTGCTGCGCAAGAAGCGACCGACGCCGGTGGCGGACGAGACCCTCACCGGGATGCCCGCCGGCGGCTCCGACCCGGTCGAGCCGGCCGTCCGGACCGAGCTGCTCGAAGCGCTCGACGCCGCATTGGCCGAGCTGCCCGACCGGCAACGCGCGGTCTGGCTGCTCCGCGAGGTCGAGGAGATGAGCTATCTCGAGATCTCCGAGGTGCTCGCGACGACGCCGACCGTCGTACGAGGTCAGTTGGCGCGAGCCCGGGTCGCACTCCAGGAGAAGCTGGAGGACTGGCGATGACTGAAGACATCCTGCGCCGCGCCGCGGCCGAGGCCCGCTCGGCACCCGAGCCGGGTTGGGTCGACATCTCCACCCACATCCAGCAGAAGCTGCGATCCGTCACCCGCCGCTCCCGGCCGATCCTGGCCGAGGCCGACAGCGGCGGTCCCCTGTACGTCGCCGACCACGTCCTGGTCAGCCACCTCCGCGCAGCCATCAACGCGCTGCCCGGCTGCGAGCTCTCCCGGGTCTCCTTCGTCGGCGAGGACGGCCGGGCCACCGGCGCTGCCGTCGAGGTCGTCGCCTCCTACGGCCAAGACCTCGCCGCCCTCGGCGAGCAGGTCAAGGCCCTCACCTTCGAGGTCATCACCGACCTCCTGGGCCCCGTCGAACCGCCCTTCGGCACCGACGGCATCGACGTCACCATCACCGATCTCTCCGACCACTGATAAATCAGTTGCGCCGCCGACAGGCGGGCTGCATCCTGATCCAGAACTGTGCAGCTACGAAGGCTGCCTGGACTAAGGAGGGCTGGACGAATGGCCATCACTGCGCTGCGGCATGTCCGCGTCAGCCTCACTTCTTTCTCCAGGAGCACATCCGATGTCTTCCGACGTCTTTCGTACCGACCACCAACTCTCTGACCTCGACGATCGCTGGGCCGCACTGGCCGGCGACGAGTCCGAACCGGACGTTGCCGACGCCTTCGTCTTCCACTTCAGCGAAGTGGAGGAGCAGCTGGCGCCGGATCAGCGCTGGTCCACCTGGCTGGATGTCGAGCGCGGTTCTCGCGGGCCTGAGCCCCGCCCTTCGTGGGTGGTGACGGAACAGGCCGCGATCGATACCGAGCTCGGCATCCTCAAAACCGGTAAAGAGGCCGATGTCTTCCTGCTCGAGCGAGCAGTGGAGCAGATCGGCGACAACCCCGCGCGACGGTCGCTACTGGCCGCCAAGCGGTACCGCAGTGAAGAGCACCGCTCGTTCCATCGCAGTACGTCGTACGTCGAGGGCCGGCGTACTCGCAACAGCCGCGACACCCGCGCCTTGGCGAAGAAGTCTTCCCATGGCCGCAGTGTCGCGGCCGGGCAATGGGCCTACGCGGAGTGGGACGCACTCTGCCGGCTCTGGAAGGCCGGGGTCCCCGTTCCGTACCCGGTCCAGGTCGACGGCATCGAGCTGTTGATGGAGTTCATCGACGACGGTGATGGCGGCGCGGCACCCCGGCTGGCGCAGGTCCGTCCCAAGGGCGAACTGCTCAGCTCGTACTACGAGCAGCTCCGCGACGGCATGCGCGAGCTGGCCAGGGCGGGGCTGGCGCACGGCGACCTGTCGCCGTACAACGTGCTGGCCCAGGGTGAGCGGATCGTGATGATCGACCTCCCACAGGTCGTCGACATCGTCGGCAACCCGAAGGGGATGGACTTCCTGATGCGCGACTGCCACAACATGTGCACCTGGTTCACCAACCGCGGCCTGGAGGTCGACGAACACGAACTCTTCGCCGACCTCCTCACCATGGTGTTCTAACCGATTGCTTTGGCGGCGGCGCGACCCGCGGTCCGGCCAGTGAAGAGGCAGCCTCCGACGAAGGTGCCTTCGAGCGACCGGTATCCGTGGACCCCGCCGCCGCCGAAGCCGGAGACCTCGCCGGCCGCATAGACGCCGGGCAGCGGGGTGCCGTCGGCGCGGAGGACGCGGGAGTCCAGGTCGGTTTGCAGGCCGCCGAGGGACTTGCGGGTCAGGATGTTGAGCTTGACCGCGATCAACGGGCCGGCCTTGGGGTCGAGGATCTTGTGCGGGGGTGCGACCCGGATCAGCTTGTCGCCGCGGTAGTTCCGGGCGCCGCGCAGCGCGGTGACCTGGAGGTCCTTGGTGAAGGTGTTCTCCATTTCCCGGTCGCGGGCGAGGATCTGGCGCTCCAGCTCGGCGTACTCGATCAGGTCGGAGCCGACCACCTCGTTCATGCCGCGGACCAGGTCGGACAGGTTGTTGCGGACGACGAAGTCGGCGCCCTTGTCCATGAACGCCTGCACCGGAGCGGTCGCGCCGCCGCGGGCCCGGCCGAGCACGCCCTTGATGTCCTTGCCGGTGAGGTCCGGGTTCTGCTCCTGGCCGGAGAGCGCGAACTCCTTCTCGATGATCTTCTGGGTGAGCACGAACCAGCTGTAGTCGTAGCCGGTCTTCATGATGTGCTCGAGCGTGCCGAGGGTGTCGAAGCCTGGGAACAACGGCACCGGCAGCCGCTTGCCGGTCGCGTCGAACCACAGCGACGACGGCCCGGGCAGGATCCGGATCCCGTGCGAGGGCCAGATCGGGTCCCAGTTCCGGATGCCCTCGGTGTAGTGCCACATTCGGTCGCGGTTCACGTACCGGCCGCCGGCCGCCTCGGTGATCGCCAGCATCCGGCCGTCGACGTGCGCCGGTACGCCGGTGATCATCTCCTTCGGCGGCTTGCCCATCCGCTCCGGCCAGGACTCCCGGACCAGGTCGTGGTTGCCGCCGATCCCGCCCGACGTGACGATCACCGCCTGCGCCGTTAAAGCGAAGTCCTCCACCTCGACCCGCGAGCTGGAGACGCCGCGGGCGACGGTGCTCGGCTCGAGCACCTTGCCGGAGACGCCGTCGACGACACCGCCGGTCACCGTCAGCTCGTCCACCCGGTGCCGGAAGCGGAACTCCACCAGCCCCTTGGCGACCGCCTCGCGGACCCGGCGCTCGAACGGCGCGACCAGGCCCGGCCCGGTGCCCCAGGTGATGTGGAAGCGCGGCACCGAGTTGCCGTGGCCGTCCGCGTTGTAGCCACCGCGCTCGGCCCAGCCGACCACCGGGAAGAACCGCACGCCCTGGGCATGCAGCCACGGCCGCTTCTCGCCCGCCGCGAAGTCGACATACGCCTCGGCCCATTGCCGGGCCCACTTGTCCTCGTCGTCCAGCCGGTCGAAACCGGCCGAGCCGAGCCAGTCCTGGAAGGCCAGGTCGCGGGAGTCCTTGATGCCCATCCGGCGTTGTTCGGGGGAGTCCACGAACATCAGCCCGCCGAACGACCAGAACGCCTGCCCACCCAGGGAGGCCTCCGGCTCCTGGTCGAGCAGCAGCACCTTCTTGCCCGCGTCGGCCAGCTCGGCGGTGGCGGCCAGCCCGGCCAGGCCGGCTCCCACCACGATCACATCAGCATCCATCGGTGCCCACTCCCTCGCGTCGGTCGTCCATGTATAGCGGACGCCTCGTAGCGGTGAGATTACCCTTTACTGCGCTGCGCGTTGTTGCAAGAATTAGCCCGGTGACGACCCTTTCCGCGCAACAGCTGAGCCTGCCCGCCGCTTCCCTCGGCGAGGAGAACCCGCTGCCGCCGCTGCGCTCGAGCCAGGACATGCACCACGTCGAGAACCTGGCCGAGCTGCCGGCCGAGATGCGCGAGAACATGACCTACCCCGATCACCTGCAGACGATGCTGCCCACCCTCGTCCAGGACGGCTACGACCGTGACCTCGTCGAGCGCGAGCTGCCCTCGCTGGTCCTGGAGAACGACCGCCTCCGGGCCACCATCCTCCCCAGCCTCGGCGGCCGCCTCTACTCCCTTGGCCACAAGGCGAGCGGCGACGAATTGCTCTACCGCAACCCGGTCCTCCAGCCGGCCAACCTCGCCTTGCGCAATGCCTGGTTCGCCGGCGGCGTCGAGTGGAACCTCGGCAGTACTGGCCACTGGACCGGCACCTGCTCACCCATGCACGCGGCCCGCGTCGAAGGCCCGGACGGTACGCCGGTACTACGCCTATGGGAGCTCGAGCGCACCCGCAACCTGATCATCCAGCTGGACTTCTGGCTCCCCGAGGACTCCGAGCAGCTGTACGTCGGTGCGCGGATCCAGAACCCGTCGAGCGAGACCGCCCCGGCGTACTGGTGGTCGAACATCGCGGTCGAACAGTCGCCGGGGACGCGGGTACTCGTCCCGGCCGACCAGGCCTGGCGGTTCGGGTACGGCAATCGGCTCGACCTGGTCGGCGTACCGGAGTACGACGGGGTCGATCTGACCTATCCGATGCGGCACCGGCGAGCGGTCGACTTCTTCTTCGAGCTGCCGCCGGAGGAGCAGCCCTGGATCGCGTCACTCGATGCCGAGGGCAACGGATTGGCGCAAGCGTCGACGGACCGGTTGCGCGGCCGGAAGCTGTTCGTCTGGGGCGAATCGACCGGTGGCCGCAGGTGGCAGGAGTGGCTCTCGCCGGGCTTGCAGGGACACGGGTACGCCGAGATCCAGGCCGGCCTGGCGCGGACCCAGATGGAGCACCTCAAGTTGCCAGCAGCAACCAATTGGCACTGGCTGGAGGCGTACGGGCGGGTCAGCGTCGACCCGGCCAAGGCGCACGCGGAGGACTGGAAGACGGCTCGGACGGCCGCGGGCGAAGTACTGGAGCCGGTACTACGTTCGCTCGCCGCCCGCGAGGAGGAGTGGCTGACCGTCATCGACGCCGAGCCGGCCGAGCAACTCGCGGTCGGGTCGGGATGGGGAGCGCTGGAGTTGCGGCGTACCGGCTGGAAGGTCTCCGCGGGGACGCCGTTCGCCGACGAGACGATGACGGCCCGCGAACGCGCCTGGCTGCCGGTGCTCGAAGGTCGGCTGCCTGAGCCGATCGACCACAACGTGCCGCCGGACGGCACCTTGCTGCATTGGAAGGACTTGCTCGAAGCGGTCGAGGAGGACAACTGGCTGAGCTGGTACCACCGCGGCGTCGCCCGCTGGTACGCCGATGACCACGACGGCGCGCTCGACGCCTGGCGCAAGTCGAGCAATTGCTTGAAAACCGTATGGTCCGCACGCGAACTGGCGTTGCGCTCGGGCGACAGCCACGACTGGGATCATGCGGTGACCCTGGCCCCGGCCGGCTTGCATCAGTTGTTCGTGGAGGCGTTCGAGTGGGCCGTCGACGCTGGGGACACCAGGGCCGCCGAGCAGTTCTACCAGCGCGCCTCCGAGGAGGTACGCACCCATCCGCGGCTCCGGGCGGCCAGGGTCAAGCTGTTGCTGCTGCAGGACGACGCGGCCGGCGCCCAGGCCTTGCTGGACGAGGGGATCGACCTGCCGACCGTCCGCGAGGGGGAGAACCCGCTGGCGGAGTACTGGCAGTGGGCGCAGCGTGAGCTGGGCACGGACCGGCCGGTGCCGTCACGGCATCAGTTCGGGATGTTCGGCGACAGCTGAAACACAATTGTCAGTACGTGGGAACCGGATCGCCTCAGCCGCCGTCCCACCGTTTGTACGGGAAGGCCCGTACAGGCAGTACGACAAAACGACGACCGCGCCGCTCGCGGGCGACGCGTCGGGGGTGAGTACCAAGTGTTGACTATCGTTGTATTCGGTGGTTTAAGCCTGGTGCTGCTGGTCACGGCATGCATCGTGGCAGACATCGTTGCGGGCGTCCGGCGCCGCAGCGATGGGGTCGAGAAGACAGCCGGACGGGTGACGAAGGTGCGCGGCCCGGTCCGCGGACAGCTGGAGAGTGGCGCGACGGCGGAATGCCTGGAGGTCACTGTCGAGTACTACACCCGGCACGGCGAGGGCCCGTTCGAGGTCGCGCGGATGATTCCGCTGGCCGCGGCGAGCAGCTACGCCAAGAACGACAGGGTGATCGTCAGCTACGACATCCGGTCGCCGCGCAGGGCCCGGATCGCGGGCAAGGTGAGCCACTGGCCGACGATCGGCCCACGCTCACCGGTTCCGCAGCCGTAAGCCTTCCTTACCCAGCAAGAAGCGCCCTCCCTCGCCAGATCGGCGGGGGACCTTTGATTTACGACGAAACGTTGCTCGAGCCGCCTGCATGGCTCGAGCAACTGGTGATTCAGGGCAGCGGCTCAGCCGGCCTCAGCCGGCAGGTGTGGCTCGAGCAGGCGGTGCAGGGCCGGGCGGCCCTGAGCCAGCACGTACTCCGCGTCCGCGGCAGGCAGCCGGTCCGCCAGGTGGGCCAGTGCCTCGCCCATCGCGATCGTCAGCGTGACGCTCATCTGGAACTCGTGGCTGTCCCGCGCCCCGAACCGCAGCGTGAGCAGCTCGGCGAACTCGCCCGCGTGCTGGTCGTCGAACTCACCGGGCGTCACCTCCAGCTCCGGATCGCCCAGCCCGCTCAGCACGACCGCGCGGAACCCCGGATCGGTGGTGTGCATCTCGCGGAAGGTGTCCAGGGTGACATCGACGGCCTGCCGCCAGTCGGCCACCACGGCCAGCCGCTCGCGGACTGCCTCGGTGTAGCGATGCTGGTTGCGCCGCTCGATCGCCTGGATCAGGGTGCGCTTGTCCGGGAAGTACCGGTAGACGCTGCCGACCGCGATCTCGGCCCGGCGGGCGATGCTGCTGGTCGAGGCGGCGTCGTAGCCGCGTTCGACCACCTCGGCGCAGGCCGCGTCGAGGATGCGCTCGACCTGGCGATTGGCCCGGTCCTGGGTCGGTGTCCGGCGCAGCGGGTACGCCGTACCGGCGTCGGCGCCTGGCTCCTCGCCTGCGGATGTGGTGACCATGGTGTTCATTGTGCCTCCACCGGGGGACAACGTTGCCAAAAGCCCGCCGTCGGCACTACACGGTTTGCTGTCATCTAACAGTCGGCCAGATGACACCGGTCTAGATGAGAATCGGGGCAGAGGTCGCCGTCGGGGTTGAGTGAGGGAGAAAACAGATGCAGGTCAGCAGGAAACTGATTGCGGGACTCGCGTCCCTGGCCGTCGCCGGAGGTGGCCTGGCCGGAAGCGCCGCGCTGCCCGGGCAGAGCGCCGAGGCCAAGACGGACAACCGGACGAACACCTCCGGGATCCGGATGAACCAGGTGCAGCAGATCGGCTCGCACAACTCGTACCACCGGGAGCTGAGCCCGAACGAGCAGAAGGTCCAGCAGCAGCAGAACCCGGGCTCCGTCGACCTCTGGTACTCACACGCCCCGGTCGGCCAGCAGCTCGAGTACCAGAACGTCCGGACGCTGGAGTTCGACCTGTTCCCGGACCCTGTCGGTGGCCTCTACACCTACCCGCTGATCCGCAAGCTGACCGGTCAGGGCCCCCTCACCGACCCGGCGCTCGCGCAGCCCGGCATCAAGGTGATGCACGTCCCGGACTTCGACTACAACACCAACTGCCGGACCTTCGTACTCTGCCTGCAGCAGGTCAAGACGTGGACCGACGAGCACCCGAACGCGGCACCGATCTCGATCAACCTCGAGCTGAAGCAGTCCGACCCGCAGGTGGTCGCCGCCGGTGGGGTGAAGGCTCCGCCGTGGGACGCCGCGAACCTGGACAGCGTCGACACCGAGATCCACTCGGTCTTCACCGCGGACGACCTGATCACGCCGGACGATGTCCGCAAGCCGGGCCTGACGCTCGAGCAGTCGGTACTGACCAAGGGCTGGCCGACACTGCGGGACGCCCGCGGCAAGGTGATGTTCTACTTCGACAACGGCGGTCCGGGCGAGATCCGCGACCTGTACCGGGCCGGCAAGCCGAACCTGGAGGGCCGCGCCGTCTTCACCCGTGGTCCCGAGGGTGAACCGGACGCCGCGATCACCGAGGTGAACGACCCGCGGGGCGCCGGCCAGGCCGAGATCCAGCGGCTGGTCACGAAGGGCTACCTGGTCCGGACCCGGTCGGACGAGCCGATGGCGACGATCCGGGACAAGGACTACACCCGGCTCGGCATCGCGCTCGCCAGCGGCGCGCAGTACGTGACGACCGACTTCCCGGTCGCCGGGATGGCGGCCCGCTACGACAGTGACTTCGTCGCCCAGCTGCCGGGGAAGACCGCCGTACGATTCAACCCGGTGACGGCGCCGAAGAAGCGCCATGGAGTCGTGTCGGAAGAGAGGTAGTCCATGTCGGAGCACGTGGTCGATGTCAGCTGGAGTCGCGGTGAGCACGAGTTCACCTACGAGAAGTACAGCCGGGACCACGAGTGGCGCTTCGACGGTGGAGTGACCGTGCCCGGGTCGGCCAATCCGGCGTACCTGGGCACGGACTCCGGGACGGTGGACCCGGAGGAGGCGTTCGTGGCGGCGCTCTCGTCCTGCCACATGCTCACCTTCCTCGCGATCGCGGCGAAGAAGCGGCTGGTGGTCGACTCGTACGTCGATCACGCGGTCGGCGTGATGGCCAAGAACGAGGCCGGGCGGATGGCGGTCACCCGGGTGACGCTGCATCCGGTGATCACCTTCGCGGGTGAGACCCCGGACGAGGCGGCGATGGATCGGCTGCATCACTTGTCGCACCAGGAGTGCTTCATCGCGAATTCGGTGACCACCGAGGTACTGGTCGAGAAATAAAGAACCACCCGGGCCGGCCTGAGCCTCGCGCAATCGGCGTCAGGATGGCCAACGGGTGGTTCTTGGCGCTCCGCTGTGGCGGAGCACCGCGACGGGCAGGCGACGCGCTCGCATAGGGGCGCCTCGTGCGTCATGCGACTTCCGTGCGATCTACCTCGGTGGGGAAGACCGTTCGGGTGCGCCGCCTGTCCGTCCGTCCGGTTCGCGCCTTACTGCTCGGCGGCGGCGTCGCTCCGGTCGTCGGTGGGGACGGTCGCTGAGGCCGTCTTGTCGCTGCGGTCATCGCGGCGCAGATGAATCTGCTCGGTGGCGATGACTGTCATCAGTCGGTGGATCGTCATGCCTGTGAGACGCACGGCGGGGCCGGGTATGACGGGAATTTCTCAGAACATTTCGTGTG
This region includes:
- a CDS encoding OsmC family protein; protein product: MSEHVVDVSWSRGEHEFTYEKYSRDHEWRFDGGVTVPGSANPAYLGTDSGTVDPEEAFVAALSSCHMLTFLAIAAKKRLVVDSYVDHAVGVMAKNEAGRMAVTRVTLHPVITFAGETPDEAAMDRLHHLSHQECFIANSVTTEVLVEK